Proteins found in one Deltaproteobacteria bacterium genomic segment:
- a CDS encoding PAS domain-containing protein, whose product MDNVTVFQSTFILIALLLFVILLAIYALQKVRRGFLRLTESEEILEKGKIPGANKEMSFVFGAFQQTLQEITQKKQELIRMHQDAVERVRRMERYNECILESMVSGVAAFDRQGKLTSLNGAAARIFGRELGGGAIGQSYDEVLAGSEAMKEILQRVLQENRRILREEVLLTLPGGERKWLGVNVSPLKGAEGEMIGATLLFTDLTEVKELQRQVELKNRLAAMGEMSAGIAHEFRNSLGAILGYARLADRQAGENSVLREAAEGIITEVKSFDAMLSDFLHFARPMELNREACRLDELIREALEVLSDEIETKKAETKVECNEVPSLMLDRTLIRQSMTNLIKNALQAIPEGGSIAIEVQERTDRVEVRIRDNGPGIPRDLQKKIFEPFFTTKREGTGLGLAITQKTIVAHQGNIRIKSDPGQGTLMIVSLPSQGNAGTKGQRHKETGAKEKAGRT is encoded by the coding sequence ATGGACAATGTGACGGTCTTTCAATCCACTTTTATTCTGATTGCCTTGCTCCTCTTCGTGATTCTTCTGGCGATCTATGCCCTGCAGAAGGTCCGGAGAGGATTTCTCCGCCTCACCGAATCGGAGGAGATCCTGGAAAAGGGAAAGATTCCCGGTGCCAACAAAGAGATGTCATTTGTCTTCGGGGCCTTTCAACAGACGTTGCAGGAGATTACCCAGAAAAAACAAGAACTGATCCGGATGCATCAGGATGCCGTGGAACGGGTGCGCCGTATGGAACGGTACAACGAGTGTATCCTGGAGAGTATGGTGAGCGGAGTTGCGGCATTCGATCGTCAGGGCAAACTCACATCATTGAACGGAGCCGCGGCACGGATCTTCGGCCGGGAGTTGGGGGGCGGTGCCATCGGCCAATCCTATGACGAGGTTCTCGCTGGATCGGAGGCGATGAAGGAGATCCTGCAGCGGGTCCTGCAGGAGAATCGCCGAATCCTCCGGGAAGAAGTTCTGCTGACCTTGCCCGGCGGCGAGCGCAAATGGCTGGGGGTGAATGTTTCTCCTCTGAAAGGAGCGGAAGGAGAGATGATCGGTGCGACCCTCCTCTTCACCGACCTGACGGAAGTAAAGGAACTCCAGCGTCAGGTGGAATTGAAGAATCGGCTGGCCGCCATGGGGGAGATGTCGGCCGGGATTGCCCACGAGTTCCGGAATTCGCTGGGGGCGATTCTCGGCTATGCCCGCCTGGCGGACCGGCAGGCCGGGGAAAACTCCGTTCTCAGGGAAGCAGCGGAAGGGATTATCACCGAGGTGAAGAGCTTCGATGCCATGCTCTCCGACTTCCTTCATTTCGCTCGTCCAATGGAATTGAACAGGGAAGCATGCCGGCTTGATGAACTGATCCGTGAAGCTCTGGAGGTCCTGTCCGATGAGATTGAAACGAAAAAGGCCGAGACGAAGGTGGAATGTAACGAAGTCCCTTCGCTCATGCTTGATCGGACGCTGATCCGGCAGTCGATGACGAACTTAATCAAGAATGCTCTTCAGGCGATCCCGGAAGGAGGGAGCATTGCGATCGAGGTGCAAGAGAGGACCGACAGAGTGGAGGTCCGGATCCGGGACAACGGGCCGGGGATTCCGCGGGATCTACAGAAAAAGATCTTTGAACCTTTCTTTACCACCAAACGGGAAGGCACCGGCCTGGGACTGGCGATTACGCAGAAGACCATTGTTGCCCACCAGGGAAACATACGGATCAAAAGCGATCCGGGGCAGGGGACGTTGATGATCGTTTCCCTCCCTTCGCAGGGAAACGCAGGCACAAAGGGGCAGAGGCACAAAGAAACAGGGGCAAAGGAGAAAGCCGGAAGAACATAG
- a CDS encoding four helix bundle protein translates to MKTYRDLMVWQKSMLLVTAVYRETKSFPPDERYGLTSPLRRSAVSVPANMAEGYGRNSTLDFVPLCLCPFDPCF, encoded by the coding sequence ATGAAAACCTATCGTGATTTAATGGTTTGGCAGAAATCCATGCTCCTTGTAACGGCCGTTTACCGAGAAACAAAATCATTTCCCCCGGATGAACGCTACGGTTTGACATCACCGTTGCGCAGAAGTGCCGTATCCGTTCCCGCGAACATGGCGGAAGGTTACGGCAGGAACTCTACATTGGACTTTGTGCCTTTGTGCCTCTGTCCCTTTGACCCTTGTTTTTAA
- a CDS encoding sigma-54-dependent Fis family transcriptional regulator, which yields MDNILLVEDKKSMRRMLTQTLQAEGYQVFEARDGVEALELYRKNWIDLILTDLQMPEMDGLELLRNLKEEGSLVDVIIMTAYGTIEKAVEAMKIGALDFITKPFDTDYLLILVGRALKNRRMVRENMLLRETFSKEYGMPEIIGRSPAIQNVAEKIRKVAATESSVLLQGESGTGKELFARAVHQLSDRKDSNFVAINCAAIPSELLESELFGYEKGAFTGADRRKIGYFELAHRGTLFLDEIVELPLSLQSKLLRVLQEKSLQRLGGTQTIRIDVRILSAANLDIEECLRQKRFREDLYYRLAVVPIVIPPLRERAEDVPLLVDHLLKKYEKELNKKGLRVEEDAVAELCRQEWRGNVRELENCVERGAILCPGNKIGLEDMGIIPSRKKSGPSASFPAGRSLQEISAEAASCAERKVILAALLENEWNKTRVAEQLKVSYKTLLTKIKDYDLEKERAG from the coding sequence ATGGACAACATTCTCCTTGTAGAAGACAAAAAGAGCATGCGGCGCATGCTGACGCAGACCCTCCAGGCGGAAGGTTACCAGGTCTTCGAGGCCCGGGACGGGGTCGAGGCGCTGGAGCTTTATCGGAAGAACTGGATCGATTTGATCCTGACCGACCTTCAGATGCCGGAGATGGACGGGTTGGAGTTGCTTCGGAATCTCAAGGAAGAAGGTTCTCTCGTCGATGTTATCATCATGACTGCTTACGGCACGATTGAAAAGGCCGTGGAAGCGATGAAGATCGGTGCCCTTGATTTTATCACCAAGCCCTTTGACACTGATTATCTCCTGATCCTTGTCGGTCGGGCCTTGAAAAACCGCCGGATGGTCCGGGAGAATATGCTCCTCAGGGAGACCTTCTCCAAAGAATACGGAATGCCGGAGATTATCGGCCGGAGTCCGGCGATTCAGAATGTAGCGGAAAAAATCCGGAAGGTTGCCGCAACGGAGAGTTCGGTTCTTCTTCAGGGAGAGAGCGGGACCGGGAAGGAACTCTTTGCCCGGGCCGTCCATCAACTGAGTGATCGGAAGGATTCGAATTTTGTGGCCATCAATTGTGCCGCCATCCCCTCGGAACTGTTGGAGAGCGAACTCTTCGGTTACGAAAAGGGGGCCTTCACCGGAGCGGACCGCCGCAAGATCGGCTACTTTGAACTCGCACACCGCGGGACACTTTTCCTCGACGAAATTGTAGAGTTGCCTCTTTCCCTTCAGAGCAAACTCCTCCGGGTGCTCCAGGAAAAATCCCTCCAGAGGCTGGGAGGAACGCAGACCATCCGGATTGATGTGCGGATTCTCTCCGCGGCGAACCTCGATATTGAAGAGTGTCTTCGGCAAAAGCGTTTTCGTGAAGATCTTTATTATAGATTGGCCGTTGTCCCGATCGTCATCCCCCCTCTCCGTGAACGGGCGGAAGATGTTCCGCTCCTGGTCGATCATCTGCTGAAGAAGTACGAAAAGGAACTGAATAAGAAAGGACTCCGAGTGGAGGAGGATGCCGTTGCCGAGCTGTGCCGGCAGGAATGGAGGGGGAATGTCCGGGAGCTGGAAAACTGTGTTGAACGGGGTGCGATCCTCTGTCCCGGGAACAAAATCGGCCTGGAGGACATGGGGATTATTCCTTCTCGGAAGAAAAGCGGTCCCTCGGCTTCCTTCCCGGCAGGAAGAAGCCTTCAGGAAATTTCCGCCGAGGCGGCGTCCTGTGCCGAACGTAAGGTTATCCTCGCTGCGCTGCTGGAGAACGAATGGAACAAAACACGTGTTGCCGAACAACTAAAGGTCAGTTACAAAACCCTCCTCACGAAGATCAAAGACTATGACCTTGAAAAGGAGCGAGCCGGGTAG